A stretch of the Bacillus sp. FJAT-18017 genome encodes the following:
- a CDS encoding transglycosylase domain-containing protein, with protein MEAITGKGLKHAVKYVRAGVFLSLIMMGIATVLVFGVLIYARVLGSPPLAVPQSTLYFSDDGKVIGETNTGQKRYWVKLDDVSPYLIEATISIEDKKFFEHKGFDLKRIAGAALADIKAFEKVQGASTVTQQYARNLFLEHDKTWSRKLREALYAIRLEMNYSKEQILEGYINTIYYGNRAYGIQAASQYYFGKNASDLSLAEASMLAGIPKGPGAYSPFASMEKAKQRQGIILNAMAENGYIKTVEAKAAAKEELALTGTDPNRELKAAPYFQDAVANALRYQLGIDERTIELGGLRVFTTLDQKQQEAAEKQIKSIVAADSEIQAALVAVDPKNGHIKAMVGGRDYEKSPFNRAVQALREPGSTIKPFLYYAALGNGYTPATTMRSELTTFRFENGDPDYTPHNYNNKYANGDITLAQALALSDNVYAVKTHLFLGQETLAETAKKFGISTKMASVPSLALGTSGVRAIEMANAYGMFANGGKYIEPTLITRVETSEGKIIYEKDAEEETYLDPAKAYVMTNMMTGVFDTKLNGYASVTGSTIVKGLTRPYAGKSGSTPTDSWMIGYSPQLVSAVWTGYDDARKIEKVAEKSYAKKIWAKFMEDALQGKPVKSFKPPKDGVTGVHIDPVNGKLATKGCPVRRFTYFVSGTEPDEYCTDHLDHNELIPGAKPGGADKKSWYKKLWNWGD; from the coding sequence ATGGAAGCAATCACAGGCAAAGGTTTAAAGCATGCAGTAAAATATGTGCGGGCAGGCGTTTTCCTTAGCCTAATCATGATGGGAATAGCCACGGTTCTAGTATTCGGGGTTCTCATTTATGCTAGGGTGTTAGGTTCACCCCCACTCGCAGTACCACAGTCCACCCTTTACTTCTCCGATGATGGAAAGGTCATTGGTGAAACCAATACTGGACAGAAAAGATATTGGGTGAAGCTTGATGATGTTTCCCCTTATCTTATCGAGGCTACCATATCCATAGAAGATAAGAAGTTTTTTGAGCATAAAGGGTTTGACCTGAAACGAATTGCCGGAGCCGCTCTTGCCGACATCAAGGCATTTGAAAAGGTACAGGGCGCGAGCACCGTTACCCAGCAATATGCCCGGAACCTGTTTCTTGAGCATGATAAAACATGGAGCAGAAAACTGCGGGAAGCCTTATATGCGATACGGCTTGAAATGAATTATTCCAAGGAACAAATACTTGAAGGATATATTAATACTATTTATTACGGAAATAGAGCCTATGGAATCCAGGCGGCAAGCCAGTATTATTTTGGGAAAAATGCTTCGGACTTATCCCTTGCGGAAGCATCAATGCTTGCGGGAATCCCAAAAGGGCCAGGAGCCTACTCTCCCTTCGCATCAATGGAAAAAGCAAAACAGCGCCAGGGAATTATCCTAAATGCAATGGCAGAGAACGGTTATATAAAAACAGTTGAAGCAAAAGCGGCTGCAAAAGAGGAACTTGCCCTGACCGGAACGGACCCGAATCGTGAGCTAAAAGCGGCACCCTACTTCCAGGATGCTGTGGCAAATGCTCTGCGCTACCAGCTTGGTATCGATGAGCGTACAATCGAGCTTGGAGGCCTTAGAGTTTTTACAACATTGGACCAAAAACAGCAGGAAGCTGCAGAAAAGCAAATTAAATCAATTGTTGCAGCTGATTCTGAAATTCAGGCTGCTCTAGTTGCTGTTGACCCAAAAAATGGCCATATCAAGGCTATGGTTGGCGGCCGTGATTATGAAAAAAGCCCATTTAACCGGGCTGTTCAGGCTCTCCGGGAACCTGGCTCAACAATTAAGCCATTTCTTTATTACGCAGCGTTAGGTAATGGCTATACACCCGCGACTACAATGAGGAGCGAACTGACAACATTCCGGTTTGAAAACGGAGATCCTGATTATACACCTCATAACTACAATAACAAATATGCCAATGGCGATATTACTCTTGCACAGGCATTGGCTTTATCCGACAATGTCTATGCTGTCAAAACCCATCTGTTCCTTGGCCAGGAGACACTCGCTGAAACAGCCAAAAAGTTTGGAATATCAACAAAAATGGCCAGTGTTCCTTCTCTTGCTCTTGGAACCTCTGGAGTCCGGGCAATAGAAATGGCCAATGCTTATGGCATGTTTGCCAATGGAGGCAAGTATATTGAACCAACGTTGATTACCCGGGTTGAAACATCGGAAGGGAAAATCATTTATGAAAAGGATGCTGAGGAGGAAACATATTTAGATCCAGCAAAAGCCTATGTCATGACGAATATGATGACCGGTGTATTTGATACGAAGCTTAACGGCTATGCAAGTGTAACGGGAAGCACAATTGTAAAAGGCCTGACTCGGCCTTATGCTGGCAAATCAGGTTCCACTCCTACTGACAGCTGGATGATTGGCTATTCGCCCCAGCTCGTTTCAGCTGTCTGGACCGGGTATGATGATGCTCGCAAGATTGAGAAGGTCGCTGAAAAATCCTATGCCAAGAAAATTTGGGCTAAGTTTATGGAAGACGCATTGCAGGGTAAACCGGTCAAATCATTCAAACCGCCAAAGGACGGCGTAACCGGGGTTCATATCGATCCAGTCAATGGGAAGCTTGCAACGAAGGGGTGCCCGGTTAGAAGGTTTACGTACTTTGTTTCCGGAACGGAGCCTGATGAATATTGCAC
- the speE gene encoding spermidine synthase, with amino-acid sequence MGGLWFTEKQTENFGITMKIKQTLHTEQTEFQKLEMVETEEWGNMLLLDGMVMTSIKDEFVYHEMVAHVPLFTHPNPENVLVVGGGDGGVIREVLKHPQVKKATLVDIDGKVIEYSKKYLPEIAGKLEDPRVEVKVGDGFMHIAESENDYDVIMVDSTEPVGPAVNLFTKGFYAGISKALKEDGIFVAQSDNPWFKADLIRDVQRDVKEIFPITRLYIANIPTYPSGMWAFTIGSKKYDPLQVSDDRFHDIETKYYTKELHKAAFVLPKFVADLVK; translated from the coding sequence ATGGGAGGACTATGGTTCACCGAAAAACAGACTGAAAACTTCGGTATTACAATGAAGATTAAGCAAACTTTACATACAGAACAGACGGAATTCCAGAAGCTTGAAATGGTTGAAACAGAAGAATGGGGAAATATGCTTCTTCTCGATGGTATGGTAATGACATCGATAAAGGATGAATTCGTTTATCATGAAATGGTTGCGCATGTACCGTTGTTCACTCATCCGAATCCTGAAAATGTCCTCGTGGTAGGCGGCGGGGATGGCGGGGTCATCCGCGAAGTGCTAAAACACCCACAAGTAAAAAAGGCGACACTTGTCGATATTGATGGGAAAGTCATCGAATACTCAAAGAAATATTTGCCGGAAATCGCCGGGAAACTCGAAGATCCCCGGGTTGAAGTGAAGGTAGGCGATGGTTTTATGCATATTGCCGAAAGTGAAAATGACTACGATGTAATCATGGTCGACTCTACAGAACCCGTTGGCCCAGCAGTGAATCTTTTTACAAAGGGGTTTTATGCTGGTATTTCCAAAGCTTTAAAGGAAGATGGGATATTTGTTGCTCAATCGGACAACCCGTGGTTCAAGGCGGATTTAATCCGGGACGTACAGCGCGATGTTAAAGAAATTTTCCCAATTACCCGCCTCTATATTGCAAACATCCCAACTTATCCAAGCGGCATGTGGGCATTCACAATCGGTTCGAAAAAATACGATCCACTACAAGTTTCTGATGACCGTTTCCATGATATTGAAACGAAATACTATACAAAAGAACTTCACAAAGCAGCCTTTGTTCTGCCGAAATTTGTTGCTGACCTTGTAAAGTAG
- the speB gene encoding agmatinase, with amino-acid sequence MRFDESYSGNVFIKSHPNFEESKVVLYGMPMDWTVSFRPGSRFGPTRIREVSVGLEEYSPYLDRDLVDLNYFDAGDIPLPFGNAQKSLDAIEEFVDQVLAAGKFPLGMGGEHLVSWPVMKAVYKKYPDLAIIHFDAHTDLREHYEGEPLSHSTPIRKIAEHIGPHNVYSFGIRSGMKEEFDWAKSVGMHISKFDVHQPLKEILPKLAGRPVYVTIDIDVLDPAHAPGTGTVDAGGITSRELLASIHEIARSEVKVVGADLVEVAPIYDPSEQTANTASKMIREMLLGFVK; translated from the coding sequence ATGCGTTTTGATGAGAGCTATTCAGGCAATGTCTTTATTAAAAGCCATCCCAATTTTGAAGAAAGCAAGGTTGTTCTCTATGGGATGCCAATGGACTGGACAGTCAGCTTCCGTCCAGGGTCACGTTTCGGCCCTACAAGAATTCGCGAGGTATCAGTTGGGCTAGAAGAGTACAGCCCATACCTTGACCGAGATCTTGTGGATTTAAACTATTTTGATGCTGGGGATATTCCACTTCCGTTCGGTAACGCTCAGAAGAGCCTTGATGCGATTGAAGAGTTTGTTGACCAGGTGTTGGCTGCGGGCAAGTTCCCGCTCGGCATGGGCGGTGAGCATCTTGTTTCTTGGCCAGTCATGAAGGCGGTTTACAAGAAATACCCTGATTTGGCAATCATTCATTTTGATGCCCATACCGACCTGCGTGAACACTATGAAGGCGAGCCGCTATCACACTCGACGCCAATTCGGAAAATTGCCGAGCACATCGGCCCTCACAATGTTTATTCGTTTGGAATCCGCTCTGGTATGAAGGAAGAGTTCGATTGGGCAAAAAGTGTCGGAATGCATATTTCAAAATTCGACGTCCATCAGCCGCTGAAGGAAATTTTGCCGAAGCTTGCCGGGCGTCCGGTTTATGTCACAATCGACATCGATGTACTTGATCCGGCACATGCTCCAGGAACAGGTACGGTTGATGCAGGCGGCATTACCTCCCGTGAGCTGCTTGCTTCTATCCATGAAATTGCCCGCTCGGAAGTTAAGGTTGTAGGCGCCGATCTTGTTGAAGTTGCACCTATATATGATCCATCCGAGCAAACGGCCAACACGGCAAGCAAAATGATCCGTGAAATGCTGCTCGGCTTTGTGAAATAA
- a CDS encoding DUF1934 domain-containing protein, producing MDPKPVIVTVSTAITQDGAKDEIVTGGNGFFYEKDNEAYLQYEELTAEGNVRSILKMESGKALLLRSGAAKMRLPFRLGEETRGSYETQYGTLPVSAVTDRLAQAIRENGRGGIFRLKYDLMIAGAPAGTYSLAIMFEEEEQ from the coding sequence ATGGATCCGAAGCCAGTTATTGTTACGGTCAGTACGGCGATTACCCAGGACGGCGCTAAGGATGAAATCGTCACTGGAGGAAACGGCTTTTTTTATGAAAAAGATAATGAAGCCTATCTTCAGTATGAGGAACTCACAGCAGAAGGAAATGTGCGCTCGATACTTAAAATGGAAAGCGGCAAAGCGCTGCTGTTAAGAAGCGGTGCTGCCAAGATGCGGCTCCCATTCCGCCTTGGTGAGGAGACACGGGGCAGCTATGAGACTCAATACGGGACTCTTCCTGTTTCAGCCGTTACCGACCGGCTTGCTCAGGCAATCCGTGAAAACGGGCGGGGTGGAATATTCAGGCTGAAATATGACTTGATGATAGCGGGAGCACCCGCTGGTACATATAGCTTGGCAATCATGTTTGAGGAGGAAGAGCAATGA
- the argS gene encoding arginine--tRNA ligase — protein sequence MNLVEQVQQNLKNEIKAAVLKAGVAAEEQIPDVLLETPKDKAHGDYSTNMAMQLARVAKKAPRAIAEAIVANFDQSKASIEKIELAGPGFINFYLNNSYLTGLIPAILEAGDAYGETNTGRGQRIQVEFVSANPTGDLHLGHARGAAVGDSLSNILAKAGYEVSREYYINDAGNQINNLALSVEARYFEALGMEKGMPEDGYHGEDIKEIGKQLAAEHGDKFVSMPEEERFNFFREHGLKVEMAKLKKDLEDFRVPFDVWYSETSLYHNGKIDSALKTLRENGHIFEEEGATWLRSTPFGDDKDRVLIKQDGSYTYLTPDIAYHKDKLDRGFEKLINVWGADHHGYIPRMKAAIQALGYDKDVLEVEIIQLVHLYKNGEKMKMSKRTGKAVTMRELVEEVGLDATRYFFAMRSADTHMDFDLDLAVSQSNDNPVYYAQYAHARISSILRQASEQGFTVETDVDLSQVSSEKEIDLLKKLGEFPQAVGEAAEKRTPHRIANYVFDLASAFHSFYNAEKVVDPEQAERTKARLALVRSVQITIKNALLLIGVSAPERM from the coding sequence ATGAACTTAGTTGAACAGGTGCAACAAAACTTAAAAAATGAAATTAAAGCTGCCGTGCTTAAAGCAGGAGTGGCTGCGGAAGAGCAGATTCCGGATGTACTATTGGAAACGCCAAAGGACAAAGCCCATGGGGACTATTCCACCAATATGGCGATGCAGCTTGCACGCGTGGCAAAAAAAGCACCGCGTGCGATTGCCGAAGCAATTGTAGCTAATTTTGATCAGTCTAAAGCATCGATTGAAAAAATTGAGCTTGCAGGACCAGGCTTTATTAATTTTTACTTGAATAATAGCTATTTGACTGGATTAATCCCAGCCATCCTTGAAGCTGGAGACGCGTATGGAGAAACGAATACTGGCAGGGGCCAGAGAATTCAGGTTGAGTTTGTATCGGCAAACCCGACCGGCGACCTCCACCTTGGCCATGCGCGTGGTGCGGCTGTTGGCGACTCGCTGTCAAATATACTTGCAAAAGCAGGCTATGAGGTTTCGCGGGAATATTATATCAATGATGCAGGCAACCAGATCAATAACCTTGCGCTTTCCGTTGAGGCACGCTATTTCGAGGCACTCGGAATGGAAAAGGGAATGCCTGAAGATGGGTATCATGGTGAGGATATTAAGGAAATCGGCAAGCAGCTTGCAGCTGAACATGGGGACAAGTTCGTCTCAATGCCTGAGGAGGAGCGCTTCAACTTTTTCCGTGAGCATGGCCTGAAAGTTGAGATGGCAAAGCTGAAAAAGGACCTGGAGGATTTCCGCGTACCGTTTGATGTCTGGTACTCGGAAACGTCTCTCTACCATAATGGAAAAATTGATTCGGCATTAAAGACGCTTCGAGAAAATGGCCACATTTTTGAGGAGGAAGGAGCGACCTGGCTGCGCTCAACTCCGTTTGGTGATGATAAGGACCGCGTCTTGATCAAGCAGGATGGTTCCTATACATACCTGACTCCTGATATTGCCTATCATAAGGACAAGCTTGATCGTGGCTTTGAAAAGCTGATTAACGTGTGGGGAGCAGACCACCACGGCTATATCCCGCGTATGAAGGCGGCCATTCAGGCACTGGGCTATGATAAGGATGTCCTGGAAGTTGAAATTATTCAGCTCGTACATCTTTACAAGAATGGCGAGAAAATGAAAATGAGCAAGCGAACCGGAAAAGCTGTTACCATGCGTGAGCTCGTCGAAGAGGTTGGCCTTGATGCGACCCGCTACTTCTTTGCAATGCGCTCAGCCGATACACATATGGATTTTGACCTGGATCTTGCTGTTTCCCAGTCGAATGATAATCCTGTCTATTATGCTCAATACGCTCATGCTCGTATTTCAAGCATATTGCGACAAGCTTCGGAACAAGGCTTCACAGTTGAAACGGATGTCGATTTATCACAGGTTTCTTCCGAAAAGGAAATTGATTTGCTTAAAAAACTTGGCGAATTTCCTCAGGCTGTTGGTGAAGCGGCTGAAAAGCGTACACCGCACCGGATTGCCAATTATGTGTTTGATTTAGCATCCGCATTCCACAGCTTCTATAATGCGGAAAAGGTTGTTGACCCTGAACAGGCGGAAAGGACTAAAGCCCGCCTGGCTCTAGTAAGGTCGGTTCAAATTACAATAAAAAATGCTTTATTACTTATCGGTGTTTCTGCACCTGAAAGAATGTAA
- a CDS encoding H-type small acid-soluble spore protein, producing MNVGRAKEIMESADNINVTYEGKRVLIQNVDESAKMARIYWKEDPEQERDVPVLNLIEDVD from the coding sequence ATGAATGTAGGGCGTGCAAAGGAGATTATGGAGTCTGCTGATAATATAAATGTAACCTATGAAGGAAAACGGGTTCTAATTCAAAATGTAGATGAATCCGCGAAAATGGCAAGGATTTATTGGAAAGAAGATCCCGAGCAAGAGCGTGATGTTCCTGTCCTCAATTTAATCGAAGATGTGGATTGA
- the uvsE gene encoding UV DNA damage repair endonuclease UvsE, translated as MKIRFGYVSTALSLWEASPSRTMTFARYKLLGKEERQEKLLAITAENLKNTLRMLYYNVSHGIEVYRLSSSIVPLATHPEASWDFASPFKAEWLEIGSFVKKYQLRVSFHPNQYTLFTSPKEEITVNAVRDMKYHYRMFDCMGLERLGTHNIHVGGAYGDKEAALERFHENIKRLPVHIKEMMTLENDDKTYTTEETLSVCLKEDIPLAFDYHHHMANSSERPLEEVLPLVYSTWANKPQVPKIHISSPKSDKLYRAHADFVDIDFLMPLLKLLREINQDVDLMIEAKAKDQALLKLVPEVAAIRGVKRVGGAAIEWK; from the coding sequence TTGAAAATAAGATTTGGGTATGTTTCCACGGCTCTTTCCCTCTGGGAAGCGTCACCCTCCCGGACGATGACGTTTGCCCGCTATAAACTCCTGGGCAAAGAGGAACGCCAGGAAAAGCTGCTTGCTATTACAGCAGAAAACTTAAAAAATACGCTGCGGATGCTTTATTACAACGTGTCTCACGGGATTGAGGTATATCGGCTTTCAAGTTCAATTGTCCCACTCGCTACACACCCTGAAGCAAGCTGGGACTTCGCCTCGCCTTTTAAGGCTGAATGGCTGGAAATCGGTTCGTTTGTAAAAAAGTATCAACTAAGGGTCAGTTTTCATCCCAACCAGTATACTCTTTTCACCTCCCCAAAAGAGGAGATAACGGTGAATGCGGTCAGGGATATGAAGTACCATTACCGGATGTTTGACTGCATGGGACTGGAACGCCTCGGAACCCATAATATTCACGTTGGTGGTGCTTATGGTGATAAGGAGGCGGCACTTGAGAGATTCCATGAAAATATAAAGCGTCTTCCTGTTCATATAAAGGAGATGATGACGCTTGAGAACGATGACAAAACATATACAACTGAAGAAACTCTTTCGGTGTGTTTAAAAGAGGATATCCCGCTTGCCTTTGATTATCATCATCACATGGCAAACTCTTCAGAGCGCCCCTTAGAAGAGGTACTGCCACTAGTTTATTCGACATGGGCTAACAAGCCGCAGGTTCCCAAAATCCATATCTCTTCTCCGAAATCTGACAAGCTTTATCGTGCTCATGCCGATTTTGTCGATATAGATTTCCTCATGCCGCTTTTAAAGCTGCTCAGGGAGATAAATCAGGATGTTGACTTGATGATTGAAGCAAAAGCAAAGGATCAGGCTCTCCTTAAGCTTGTTCCTGAAGTGGCCGCTATACGTGGTGTCAAGCGGGTTGGCGGTGCTGCAATTGAGTGGAAATAG
- the cls gene encoding cardiolipin synthase — translation MIKSAPPSFPRRFGAVRIFTKGGELFTDYFEELKRAKDYIHVIFYILKEDALSKEFLEILVDKARSGVEVRLLVDWAGGRALKKKTITTLKEEGIKFAFTHKPTLPYLFFTLQSRNHRKITIIDGKLGYLGGYNVGNEYIGGNPKLAPWRDYHLKLYGESIQDLQQVFLDDWKNDTGEDLRNVPLYQRKNGKGPALHQLVPTLAGTTLEDMYLETFERAKERIIIGTPYFIPSKKLFYSLQNCLERGVALSIIVPGNSDHPLVKEAAYPYFRVLIKKGARVYQFMNGFYHAKTLLIDQTVCDIGTANFDKRSLFLNSEINCYMYSQEQILEAESIIQADIASSRELELAWLETRDFGRSVKELAGRVISPFL, via the coding sequence ATGATAAAGTCTGCTCCACCTTCTTTTCCGCGGCGGTTTGGGGCCGTTCGTATTTTTACAAAAGGTGGGGAGCTATTCACTGACTACTTTGAAGAGCTAAAACGGGCTAAGGACTATATTCATGTCATATTCTACATTCTTAAGGAAGATGCCTTAAGCAAGGAATTTCTCGAAATATTAGTTGATAAAGCGAGGTCAGGGGTTGAGGTTCGCTTGCTGGTGGACTGGGCGGGAGGGCGAGCCTTGAAAAAGAAAACGATTACCACTCTTAAGGAGGAAGGAATTAAGTTTGCTTTTACCCACAAGCCTACGCTGCCCTACTTATTTTTCACACTTCAATCCCGGAATCATCGGAAGATTACCATTATTGATGGTAAACTTGGCTATCTTGGCGGCTATAACGTTGGGAACGAATACATTGGCGGAAATCCAAAACTCGCTCCATGGCGTGACTACCATCTTAAGCTTTATGGTGAATCAATACAGGACCTCCAGCAAGTTTTCCTAGATGATTGGAAGAATGATACAGGAGAGGATTTACGGAATGTTCCTTTATATCAGCGAAAAAACGGGAAAGGCCCAGCCCTGCATCAGTTAGTTCCGACTTTAGCTGGAACCACTCTTGAAGATATGTACCTCGAAACATTTGAAAGAGCCAAAGAACGGATTATTATTGGAACACCTTACTTTATCCCGAGCAAAAAATTGTTTTATTCCCTGCAAAATTGCCTGGAACGGGGTGTAGCACTGTCCATTATTGTCCCCGGTAATTCTGATCACCCACTCGTCAAGGAGGCAGCCTACCCGTATTTCCGGGTGCTTATCAAAAAGGGTGCGAGGGTATATCAATTCATGAATGGCTTTTATCACGCCAAGACACTGCTAATTGATCAAACGGTCTGTGATATAGGGACAGCCAATTTTGATAAAAGAAGCCTATTCCTAAATAGTGAGATTAACTGCTATATGTATAGCCAGGAGCAAATTCTCGAAGCTGAGTCGATTATCCAGGCAGATATCGCTAGTTCGAGGGAGTTGGAGCTTGCCTGGCTGGAAACGCGTGATTTTGGCCGCTCAGTGAAAGAGCTTGCCGGAAGAGTAATTTCACCATTTCTTTAG
- a CDS encoding (Fe-S)-binding protein, whose amino-acid sequence MEGEFQVNGLLWVNLIAFLFVTAYALGLFVYVVNTRVAYIKLGKKAEFDAAAKERWQKIWTNVFGQKKLLKDKKSGIIHVMFFYGFILVQFGAIDFIWKGIKPGSHLPLGPLYSGFTFFQEIVTLMILVAVIWAFYRRYVEKLVRLKRNFKSGLVLIFIGGLMVSVLFGNAMAIIWHGGEASVAEPVASVIAAGFGWLGKTAAITLFYIAWWIHLLLLLSFLVYVPQSKHAHLIAGPVNTYFSRTGPVGKLKKIDFEDETQESFGVGKIEDFNQLQMIDFYACVECGRCTNMCPATGTGKMLSPMDIIVKLRDHLTNYGAAVTQKQPWVPTYAFASTTGNKLALASAGSGAGEAAAAAGYSPSLVGDIITEEELWACTTCRNCEDQCPVMNEHVDKIIDLRRYLVLTEGKVKPDAQRAMTNIERQGNPWGLNRKEREDWRDAREDVHIPTVKEAKKSGEEFEYLFWVGSMGSYDNRSQKIALSFARLLNEAGVKFAILGNKEKNSGDTPRRLGNEFLFQELATKNIEEFEKNDVKKIVTIDPHAYNIFKNEYPDFGLEAEVYHHTELLFELVREGRLVPRHEVNETITFHDSCYLGRYNGVYDAPREILKSIPGVKLAEMERNRENGMCCGAGGGLMWMEEETGHRINVARTEQALAVNPSVISSGCPYCLTMLSDGTKAKEVEESVGTYDVAELLEKSVIGTSAALVS is encoded by the coding sequence ATGGAGGGGGAGTTTCAAGTGAATGGATTGTTATGGGTAAACTTGATTGCATTCTTATTTGTAACCGCTTACGCACTCGGTTTGTTTGTTTATGTTGTTAATACGCGGGTTGCCTATATCAAGCTTGGCAAAAAAGCAGAATTCGATGCAGCAGCCAAAGAGCGGTGGCAAAAAATCTGGACAAATGTTTTTGGCCAAAAGAAGTTGTTGAAAGATAAAAAGAGCGGAATCATCCATGTAATGTTTTTTTATGGATTTATTCTAGTTCAGTTCGGAGCAATTGATTTCATCTGGAAAGGGATAAAACCCGGCTCTCACTTGCCGCTTGGACCTCTTTACTCTGGTTTCACCTTTTTTCAGGAAATCGTCACTTTAATGATTTTAGTAGCTGTTATCTGGGCATTTTATCGCCGCTATGTTGAAAAACTTGTCCGTCTTAAGCGTAATTTCAAGTCGGGACTTGTATTAATTTTTATTGGCGGGCTGATGGTGTCGGTCCTTTTTGGCAATGCAATGGCCATAATTTGGCATGGCGGCGAGGCTTCTGTTGCTGAGCCAGTAGCATCTGTTATTGCTGCAGGCTTTGGATGGCTTGGAAAGACAGCAGCAATCACCTTATTTTACATTGCCTGGTGGATTCATCTACTGCTTCTGTTATCCTTCCTCGTATATGTACCACAATCGAAGCATGCCCACCTTATCGCAGGTCCGGTCAACACTTATTTTAGCCGGACAGGACCTGTTGGGAAGCTGAAAAAAATTGATTTTGAAGATGAAACACAGGAGAGTTTTGGTGTCGGGAAAATAGAAGATTTCAATCAGCTGCAAATGATTGACTTTTATGCGTGTGTAGAGTGCGGACGCTGTACAAATATGTGTCCTGCAACTGGTACAGGGAAAATGCTGTCTCCGATGGATATTATCGTCAAGCTGCGGGATCATCTCACCAATTATGGGGCGGCAGTCACGCAGAAGCAGCCATGGGTGCCAACCTATGCATTTGCCAGTACAACCGGCAACAAGCTGGCGCTGGCTTCGGCAGGAAGTGGTGCCGGTGAAGCGGCGGCAGCGGCTGGCTACAGCCCGAGCCTAGTCGGGGACATCATTACGGAGGAAGAGCTATGGGCCTGTACAACATGCCGTAATTGTGAAGACCAATGCCCGGTTATGAATGAACATGTAGATAAAATTATCGACCTGCGACGTTATCTAGTTTTAACAGAAGGAAAGGTTAAACCAGATGCACAGCGTGCAATGACCAATATTGAACGCCAGGGTAATCCTTGGGGCTTAAACCGTAAAGAACGCGAAGACTGGCGGGATGCCCGTGAAGACGTCCATATTCCGACGGTAAAGGAAGCAAAGAAGTCAGGCGAGGAATTCGAGTACTTGTTCTGGGTCGGTTCTATGGGCTCCTATGACAACAGAAGCCAGAAAATCGCCCTATCCTTTGCAAGGCTGCTGAATGAGGCTGGTGTCAAATTTGCCATCCTTGGCAATAAGGAAAAGAACTCCGGAGATACACCGCGCCGCCTCGGCAACGAGTTCCTGTTTCAGGAACTGGCGACAAAGAACATCGAAGAGTTTGAAAAGAATGACGTAAAAAAAATCGTTACAATCGACCCGCATGCCTACAATATTTTTAAAAATGAGTATCCAGACTTTGGGCTTGAGGCAGAAGTTTATCATCATACTGAATTATTATTTGAACTGGTCAGGGAAGGCAGGCTCGTCCCTCGCCATGAGGTGAATGAAACAATCACCTTCCATGACTCCTGTTACCTTGGCCGTTATAACGGCGTGTATGATGCACCACGAGAAATCTTAAAATCCATTCCCGGTGTCAAACTAGCAGAAATGGAACGCAACCGTGAAAATGGCATGTGCTGCGGTGCTGGAGGCGGCTTGATGTGGATGGAAGAGGAAACCGGACACAGAATTAATGTTGCCAGGACTGAGCAGGCGCTGGCGGTGAATCCATCTGTTATATCGTCCGGCTGTCCGTACTGCTTGACGATGCTTTCAGACGGCACAAAGGCAAAGGAAGTCGAAGAAAGTGTTGGAACTTACGATGTAGCCGAGCTCCTGGAAAAATCGGTGATCGGAACATCAGCCGCGCTCGTTTCATAA